The following coding sequences are from one Diospyros lotus cultivar Yz01 chromosome 7, ASM1463336v1, whole genome shotgun sequence window:
- the LOC127806202 gene encoding probable serine/threonine-protein kinase PBL17: MGNCFSCEDEEQPKHVALKNQQGVHSVNGANSPSQEKPGTVASMGIQSPAIISLTPKDVRDLRRNPGYSNVDIFTYEEMRLATKHFRPDQVLGEGGFGIVYKGVIDENVRPGYKTTRVAIKELDPEGIQGEREWLAEVNYLGQLRHQNLVKLIGYCCEDDHRLLVYEYMACGSLEKHLFRRVSATLTWPKRMKIALDAAKGLAFLHSAERSIIYRDFKTSNILLDADFNAKLSDFGLAKDGPMGDQTHVSTRVMGTYGYAAPEYVMTGHLTARSDVYGFGVVLLEMLIGRKAMDKSRPSREHNLVEWARPLLNHSKKLLRILDPRMEGQYSTKTAIKVANLAYQCLSQNPKGRPVMSQVVEILETLQAQGGGQGEAMLESGSGGVTLYEVSKARLDDSGQKKYPGRSESEREPKLARRSKPANGRSKSEPPQDADLYGPPPDVELGEESGATRS, encoded by the exons ATGGGGAATTGTTTCAGTTGTGAAGATGAAGAACAGCCCAAGCATGTTGCTCTTAAGAATCAGCAAG GTGTTCACTCTGTTAATGGAGCAAACTCTCCATCTCAAGAAAAGCCAGGTACAGTAGCATCAATGGGGATTCAAAGTCCGGCCATCATCTCACTGACGCCCAAAGATGTGAGAGACCTCCGCAGAAATCCTGGGTACAGTAACGTTGATATCTTTACATATGAAGAGATGAGGCTGGCCACAAAGCACTTTCGTCCGGATCAAGTGCTTGGAGAGGGTGGGTTTGGGATAGTGTATAAAGGGGTTATAGATGAGAATGTCAGACCAGGCTACAAGACCACTCGAGTTGCCATCAAGGAGCTTGATCCCGAAGGGATCCAGGGTGAAAGAGAATGGCTG GCTGAAGTTAACTATTTGGGCCAGCTTCGACACCAGAATCTAGTAAAGCTCATTGGATACTGCTGCGAGGATGATCACAGACTGTTGGTATATGAATACATGGCATGCGGGAGTCTGGAAAAACACCTTTTTCGCA GAGTGTCTGCTACATTAACCTGGccaaaaagaatgaagatagcTCTGGATGCTGCGAAAGGGCTTGCCTTTCTTCACAGTGCGGAAAGGTCTATCATTTATCGGGATTTCAAGACATCGAACATCTTGCTAGACGCG GATTTTAATGCAAAGCTTTCGGACTTTGGGCTCGCGAAGGACGGGCCTATGGGAGACCAAACCCACGTCTCGACACGAGTCATGGGCACCTACGGATATGCAGCACCAGAGTATGTAATGACTG GGCATTTAACAGCTCGAAGTGATGTATATGGTTTCGGGGTAGTGTTACTTGAGATGCTCATCGGTAGGAAGGCAATGGACAAGAGCAGGCCTAGCCGGGAACATAACTTGGTGGAGTGGGCTCGCCCTCTCTTGAACCATAGTAAGAAGCTTCTGAGGATTTTGGACCCCCGAATGGAAGGGCAGTACTCTACCAAAACTGCCATAAAGGTGGCCAACTTAGCATACCAGTGCCTCAGCCAAAACCCGAAAGGACGGCCTGTAATGAGCCAGGTAGTTGAAATACTCGAGACCCTTCAGGCGCAAGGAGGAGGCCAAGGAGAGGCAATGCTAGAGAGTGGGTCAGGCGGTGTAACCCTGTATGAAGTCTCCAAGGCTAGACTCGACGATTCGGGGCAGAAGAAATACCCAGGCAGAAGCGAAAGTGAGAGGGAACCTAAGTTGGCTCGAAGAAGCAAACCGGCGAATGGAAGGAGCAAGAGTGAGCCTCCCCAAGACGCTGATCTTTACGGTCCCCCACCAGACGTAGAGCTAGGTGAAGAATCTGGTGCGACTAGAAGTTGA